Proteins encoded in a region of the Raphanus sativus cultivar WK10039 chromosome 8, ASM80110v3, whole genome shotgun sequence genome:
- the LOC108822089 gene encoding nitrile-specifier protein 4, which yields MNTMFEKVGAVGGNKGGPFDDGVFDGVKKITVGKDWDRVSYIKIEYEKDGKFETREHGAIRGELQEFMVDYPNEYITSVGGSYEFVLCHGTVHIRSLFFKTSYRRTSPILGHTNLFGKPSGIEFMLESKNGGKLLGFHGRSGQALDAIGAHFFAVKPPLKHFNLHGGNGGSAWDDGAFDSVRKILVGRGGKFVSYVRFEYAKGQGMVPHAHGKRQEVPQEFVVDYPNEHITVVEGTIDGYLTSLRFKTSKGRTSPAFGNVVGKKFVFEEKDFKLVGFCGRSGDAIDALGAHFASLPPPPPPLAPTPDPSTAKMGPLGGDKGNTFDDGVLGGVKKVTIGADEYSITYIKIEYENDGKIEIREHGTNRGELKEFSVAYPNEYITAVGGSYKHIFNYDTTLITSLYFTTSKGLTSPLFGEIKGTEFEFKDENGGSLVGFHGRGGYAIDAIGVRFAPAPNSSTPTPPNKLSKVYITSGNEGIEEIKFYNVENGNTKEVFLHRVKGKSLISTLVISNPPDECLVSVESWYNSYNVSQGIKFKTDKNGSNFFGYKFSEDTGKPFSLQVKDKKIIGVQKVPDHSNLISPGTYFVLSRSSSLNKVEAIGAKGKETFDDGAFDHVKKVFVGKDNSGLAYVTFEYEKDGRRLTQEHGQKTSKEAEVFEVGQDDDITSVKAYYEKLNGSKTEAITYLAFKTLKGINSQPFGKTPVIVNENTKLSLLEGGKIIGFHGSSTDVLHSIGAYISASPPTMLHGKWIKVEQIGKTPGPRCSHAIAMVGNKMYAFGGELKPNFHIDRDLYFFDFETRRWSIADPDGDVPELPCLGVCMVAIGTTLYVFGGRDASRNYNGFYSYDTVKCEWKLITHVNDGPAARSFHSMAVDGNNIYIFGGVTTKERVNTLHAYNIVDQKWTELPNPGESCKPRGGAGLAVVKGKIWVVYGFIGEEVEDVHCFDPIERKWTKVETRGEKPWARSVFALAVVGKYIIISGGEIEMDVKAHLGPGSLTGGAFVLDTESLLWEKLEEGHSPRGWIASTTASIDGKKGLLMYGGKAPTNGRYEDIFFYGVDSA from the exons ATGAACACAATGTTTGAAAAAGTGGGAGCAGTGGGTGGTAACAAAGGCGGACCATTTGACGATGGTGTTTTCGATGGTGTGAAGAAAATAACTGTCGGAAAAGACTGGGACCGGGTTTCTTATATCAAGATTGAGTACGAGAAGGACGGAAAATTTGAAACCCGTGAACATGGAGCCATTCGTGGAGAACTTCAAGAG TTCATGGTGGATTATCCGAACGAATATATCACATCTGTTGGTGGAAGCTACGAATTCGTTTTATGCCATGGAACAGTGCATATCAGATCGTTATTCTTCAAAACCTCATATAGAAGGACCTCTCCCATACTCGGTCATACGAATTTATTTGGGAAACCATCTGGAATAGAATTCATGCTCGAGAGTAAAAATGGTGGAAAACTTCTAGGTTTCCATGGACGTTCTGGTCAAGCTCTTGATGCCATTGGAGCTCACTTTTTCGCTGTGAAACCTCCTCTTAAGCACTTTAACCTTCACGGTGGGAATGGAGGGAGTGCTTGGGATGATGGCGCTTTCGACAGTGTTAGAAAAATACTCGTTGGACGAGGTGGTAAGTTTGTGAGTTATGTCAGATTCGAGTATGCAAAAGGCCAAGGAATGGTGCCACATGCTCATGGGAAGAGACAAGAAGTTCCCCAAGAG TTCGTGGTGGATTACCCTAATGAGCATATTACGGTAGTGGAGGGAACCATTGATGGCTACCTTACATCGCTAAGGTTTAAGACGTCGAAAGGAAGAACCTCCCCTGCTTTTGGGAATGTGGTTGGTAAGAAATTTGTGTTCGAGGAAAAGGATTTCAAGCTTGTCGGATTTTGTGGTCGGTCCGGTGATGCTATCGATGCTCTTGGTGCACATTTTGCGTCTcttccacctccacctccacctctAGCTCCTACTCCGGATCCCTCTACAGCAAAGATGGGACCGCTAGGTGGTGACAAGGGAAATACATTTGACGATGGTGTTTTGGGTGGTGTGAAGAAAGTAACCATCGGAGCAGATGAATACAGTATAACTTATATCAAAATCGAATACGAAAATGATGGAAAAATCGAAATCCGTGAACACGGGACAAATCGAGGGGAGCTAAAAGAG tTTTCGGTGGCTTATCCGAATGAATATATCACAGCCGTTGGTGGGAGCTACAAGCATATTTTCAACTATGATACAACACTTATTACATCACTGTACTTCACAACTTCCAAAGGATTAACCTCTCCATTATTTGGTGAGATAAAGGGAACAGAATTCGAGTTCAAAGATGAAAATGGCGGAAGTCTTGTTGGATTCCATGGACGTGGTGGTTATGCTATCGATGCCATTGGTGTACGTTTTGCTCCAgctccaaactcttctactccGACTCCTCCTAACAAGTTGTCCAAGGTCTACATTACATCTGGAAATGAAGGAATTGAGGAAATCAAATTCTATAATGTAGAAAACGGAAACACAAAGGAAGTGTTTCTTCATCGTGTGAAGGGTAAAAGTCTCATTTCAACG CTTGTTATAAGCAATCCTCCTGATGAGTGTCTCGTTTCTGTCGAGAGTTGGTACAATTCTTACAATGTTTCTCAAGGAATTAAGTTTAAAACCGACAAGAACGGTTCCAATTTCTTTGGATATAAGTTTTCTGAGGATACTGGTAAACCATTTTCTCTCCAAGTCAAGGATAAGAAGATCATCGGCGTTCAGAAGGTCCCTGATCACTCGAATCTCATATCTCCTGGAACGTACTTTGTACTATCCCGTTCCTCTTCTCTCAACAAAGTGGAAGCTATAGGAGCAAAGGGTAAAGAAACATTCGACGACGGTGCTTTTGATCatgtaaaaaaagtttttgttggTAAAGACAATTCTGGTTTAGCTTATGTCACGTTCGAATACGAAAAAGACGGCAGAAGATTGACACAGGAGCACGGACAAAAGACATCTAAAGAAGCGGAGGTGTTCGAGGTAGGTCAAGACGATGACATCACATCTGTGAAAGCTTACTACGAAAAACTCAATGGCTCCAAGACAGAAGCTATAACGTATCTTGCATTCAAGACTCTGAAGGGCATAAACTCTCAGCCGTTTGGAAAGACCCCTGTTATTGTAAACGAGAATACAAAATTGTCTTTGCTTGAAGGTGGCAAAATCATTGGTTTTCATGGAAGCTCGACGGACGTTCTTCATTCTATCGGAGCTTATATTTCGGCTTCTCCTCCGACGATGTTGCATGGCAAGTGGATCAAG GTGGAGCAAATTGGAAAGACTCCTGGACCAAGATGTTCTCATGCTATTGCAATGGTTGGAAACAAAATGTACGCTTTTGGAGGAGAGTTAAAGCCAAATTTTCACATCGATCGAGACCTCTACTTCTTCGATTTCGAGACTCGCAGATGGTCGATCGCTGATCCAGACGGTGATGTTCCTGAGCTCCCATGCCTAGGAGTTTGCATGGTAGCCATCGGCACTACACTCTATGTATTTGGTGGCCGTGACGCCTCCCGCAATTACAACGGCTTCTACTCTTACGATACTGTTAAATGCGAATGGAAACTCATAACTCACGTCAACGATGGACCTGCAGCACGTAGCTTCCACTCGATGGCTGTTGATGGCaataatatttatatctttGGTGGAGTGACTACTAAGGAACGGGTCAACACACTACATGCTTACAACATTGTTGATCAAAAGTGGACTGAGCTTCCGAATCCAGGAGAGTCTTGCAAACCTAGAGGTGGAGCGGGGCTTGCGGTTGTGAAAGGGAAGATTTGGGTTGTGTATGGGTTTATTGGGGAAGAAGTGGAAGATGTTCATTGCTTTGATCCAATTGAAAGAAAGTGGACTAAAGTGGAAACACGGGGTGAAAAGCCGTGGGCGAGAAGCGTGTTTGCGCTAGCAGTTGTTgggaaatatataataatatctgGAGGTGAGATTGAGATGGACGTAAAGGCTCATTTGGGTCCGGGGTCATTGACCGGTGGGGCTTTTGTGTTGGACACTGAGAGTTTGTTGTGGGAGAAACTTGAGGAAGGTCATAGCCCTCGTGGATGGATCGCATCTACGACTGCGTCCATTGATGGGAAAAAGGGGCTGTTGATGTACGGAGGGAAGGCTCCCACCAACGGTCGTTATGAGGACATCTTTTTCTATGGGGTAGACTCTGCTTAA
- the LOC108844834 gene encoding uncharacterized protein At4g04775-like yields the protein MSSSTSSSRSHTGRRTTGIPKRCWCGADVTTFGAQTKENLFRRFYRCEIGVKRKSEHHLFKWVDEAILDEVTSVDEKHSQLKVDVDSFKMQTARRFENQAKQIDQTIQEIKLLMAANTENSKTKENSTLTTEDTITSPSMAYGGTNPLTNIAVAAFALGTMAWIYSRIAN from the exons ATGAGCTCTTCCACTTCATCCTCAAGGTCTCATACCGGCCGTCGAACAACCGGAATTCCCAAAAGATGTTGGTGTGGAGCGGATGTGACTACATTCGGCGCTCAGACGAAGGAGAATCTTTTCCGCAGGTTCTATCGGTGCGAGATTGGTGTAAAG AGGAAAAGCGAGCATCATTTGTTCAAATGGGTGGACGAAGCAATTCTGGACGAGGTAACCAGTGTTGATGAAAAACACTCACAACTGAAAGTAGATGTCGACTCTTTCAAGATGCAAACCGCCAGACGATTTGAAAACCAGGCGAAGCAAATCGACCAAACCATTCAAGAAATCAAACTCCTAATGGCTGCAAACACAGAGAACAGTAAGACCAAGGAGAACTCAACTTTGACCACCGAAGATACTATTACATCGCCTAGCATGGCCTATGGTGGGACCAACCCTTTGACAAACATAGCAGTCGCAGCGTTTGCCCTAGGCACTATGGCTTGGATATACTCTAGGATTGCCAACTGA